A genomic stretch from Aedes albopictus strain Foshan chromosome 2, AalbF5, whole genome shotgun sequence includes:
- the LOC134287369 gene encoding uncharacterized protein LOC134287369, translated as MCSTSRVSWNQIRSKFDKIRQLWSDEEPRGDCFWLLDLITLIGGNKGATTSRFKGRHYIRFLSNSLFAYQGFVFLLQVIHSLHNHKDDVALVVFEVLKLFIYLVSVSKMVVFAHLRKPIATIRDFVIGNSVNSGSTDFDEFEQRNFNHYARTTMKLSIGLMLVNFVAFSVPNSVTEKALGLPPLLQGFGQPTSSILRCLAVNFMPFGIVSRFFTNFTTVVALLLGMRAKLRMLAYRYAQILVHSRIDADYTLALINRDIRETLNQQLEYWRVLHDLKHLVGNMFFLVHYSSIFTVGAFMFIAQHTGVNIFSATLASGATFFLLEHYFQCRLIDTLQDEVNSISYVIYELCAKLPYSRTANRSEYVQMRSSLMIISMNTSGGVSMSCFGISNISTLTFVDLAHTAYIVLTFFISIG; from the exons ATGTGTTCAACTTCTCGAGTTTCATGGAATCAAATTCGCTCAAAGTTTGACAAAATCCGCCAACTGTGGTCCGACGAAGAACCCCGAGGTGATTGCTTCTGGTTGCTGGATTTGATCACGCTGATTGGAG GGAACAAAGGTGCAACCACATCCAGGTTCAAAGGGAGGCATTACATTCGCTTCCTCAGCAATTCCCTGTTTGCCTACCAAGGCTTCGTATTCCTCCTCCAAGTGATTCATTCGCTGCACAACCACAAGGACGATGTGGCTCTTGTCGTATTTGAAGTTTTAAAACTGTTTATTTACTTGGTTTCAGTTTCGAAGATGGTCGTCTTCGCACACCTCCGAAAACCGATCGCAACCATTAGAGATTTTGTTATTGGAAACAGCGTGAACTCCGGTAGCACAGATTTCGATGAGTTTGAGCAACGGAATTTCAATCATTATGCTCGAACAACGATGAAGCTTTCGATTGGTCTGATGCTTGTGAATTTTGTTGCTTTTTCGGTGCCAAACTCTGTTACAGAAAAAGCTCTTGGATTACCACCTCTGCTGCAGGGCTTCGGACAACCAACATCGAGTATCCTGCGCTGTCTAGCCGTAAATTTCATGCCCTTTGGAATCGTTTCCagattctttacaaattttacaacCGTTGTCGCTCTGCTACTGGGAATGCGCGCCAAGCTTAGAATGCTTGCTTATCGATATGCGCAGATTTTGGTTCACTCAAGGATTGACGCGGATTACACATTGGCGCTCATCAACCGAGATATACGAGAAACATTAAATCAGCAGTTGGAATATTGGAG AGTGTTACACGATCTGAAACATTTGGTAGGAAACATGTTTTTCCTGGTTCATTATTCGTCAATTTTCACCGTCGGTGCGTTTATGTTCATTGCTCAACACACTGGAGTGAACATATTCTCAGCAACGCTTGCCTCCGGAGCCACGTTTTTCTTGCTGGAACATTACTTTCAGTGTCGCTTGATTGACACGCTTCAGGACGAG GTCAACTCAATTAGCTATGTGATTTACGAACTATGTGCAAAACTGCCGTACAGTCGGACAGCGAATCGTTCGGAGTACGTCCAAATGAGATCGTCGTTGATGATCATATCGATGAACACGAGCGGTGGGGTATCGATGAGTTGCTTCGGTATCTCTAATATCTCAACGCTGACGTTCGTCGACTTGGCACATACTGCTTATATAGTGTTGACTTTTTTCATAAGTATTGGTTGA